The following are from one region of the Brevinema andersonii genome:
- the fliS gene encoding flagellar export chaperone FliS, translating into MQGHHVYKTNDIETASSIKLVVMLYSGAVRFTQLAIDAINQKNYEKANENIIKTQNIVGELLSSLNFEAGEISNTLSQLYLYIHRRLLEANLQKKSDILQEVSEILQNLKSAWDELLNKEENNTLEIKNINISG; encoded by the coding sequence ATGCAAGGGCATCACGTTTACAAAACAAATGACATCGAAACCGCAAGCAGTATTAAATTAGTTGTCATGCTTTACAGTGGGGCTGTCCGTTTTACACAACTGGCTATTGATGCCATTAATCAAAAAAACTACGAAAAAGCCAATGAAAATATCATTAAAACGCAAAATATTGTAGGAGAGTTATTGTCATCACTTAATTTTGAAGCAGGAGAAATTTCAAATACTTTATCACAATTATATTTATACATACACAGACGTCTTTTAGAAGCAAATCTTCAAAAAAAGAGTGATATTTTACAGGAAGTATCTGAAATCCTACAAAATTTAAAATCTGCTTGGGATGAATTATTAAATAAAGAAGAAAACAATACTCTTGAAATAAAAAATATCAATATTTC
- a CDS encoding DUF342 domain-containing protein: MDRLRELIERDQWAELLQDAQQIADHAKHSDIEVLAFSRKEALKKAVDIFGIDSSYLICEELIKGNPGFLGWFKIPNQYLISIKPEVLSSLKKKSDYTQNNELAQNKNGTFRLIMRKKGLELVVYPPKGIGKPVYTKDIEAELERRNITDINNILIQKALKSPGETLIIAPYIKSEQDATFSISTDKNDMTAFLSISNPGNKGRIPEKNEIIDGLKKIGVVHGINELAVTEALDNELYQISIPIAEGTPVQNGTNAYIEYSFPVGEDRIKYAVRPDGSVDFKELNIIHNVHKGDVVAVMHPPTNGTNGMTLSGEIIQAIPGKELAWNIGDNITISKNGLEAIAATTGQVYLNKNNQLCVDPSFEVAGDVDLSIGNIDFLGSIIIKGNVNDGFSVHSGGNIEIHGHVGKCVIHAEGDIIAHKGIQGKDEAHIECSGSLYAKFIERCQLSVGQNIIVSDSILHSKVICQKNIIVLGGKKSIIAGGILQAKNRIYAKQIGAESYIETQIEAGYSAQLLNELEKMHLFVKEKEKQYGIMKDEINGLSSKLPPQKVHQLEQNLFALKKQQNKGLQTIEHINEQIRLNHSEAMISVEKKIMPGVKLTIGDAHLEISTPQNSGSFVKKDNKIIMKPYEAPQLLQNQAKK, from the coding sequence ATGGATCGGTTAAGAGAGTTAATAGAGCGTGATCAATGGGCGGAATTGCTGCAGGACGCTCAACAAATTGCAGATCATGCTAAGCACTCTGATATTGAAGTTCTGGCATTTTCTCGGAAAGAGGCACTGAAGAAAGCAGTGGATATTTTCGGAATTGATAGTAGTTACTTGATCTGCGAAGAACTAATAAAAGGAAATCCTGGTTTTCTGGGTTGGTTTAAAATTCCTAATCAATACTTAATTTCGATCAAACCAGAAGTTCTGTCTTCCCTGAAGAAAAAAAGTGACTACACTCAAAATAACGAGTTAGCTCAAAATAAAAATGGCACTTTCCGTTTGATCATGAGAAAAAAAGGGTTAGAATTGGTTGTTTACCCTCCAAAAGGTATAGGAAAACCAGTATATACTAAAGACATCGAAGCAGAATTGGAACGCCGGAATATCACAGATATTAATAATATTCTGATCCAAAAGGCATTAAAAAGTCCAGGAGAAACATTAATTATTGCTCCATATATCAAATCAGAGCAGGATGCTACTTTTTCAATCAGCACTGACAAAAATGATATGACAGCATTTCTGAGTATTTCAAATCCAGGAAATAAAGGTAGAATACCTGAAAAAAATGAGATAATTGACGGCCTCAAAAAAATAGGTGTTGTCCACGGTATCAATGAACTTGCTGTAACAGAAGCACTAGATAATGAACTATATCAAATCTCTATTCCAATCGCAGAAGGTACGCCAGTCCAAAACGGGACTAATGCTTATATTGAATACTCCTTTCCAGTAGGTGAAGATCGTATTAAATATGCTGTGCGCCCTGACGGAAGTGTAGATTTCAAAGAATTAAACATAATCCACAACGTCCATAAAGGTGATGTTGTTGCGGTGATGCATCCTCCCACCAACGGCACCAACGGTATGACTTTATCAGGAGAAATTATCCAAGCAATACCTGGTAAAGAATTAGCTTGGAATATCGGAGATAACATAACTATTTCAAAAAACGGTTTGGAAGCCATTGCAGCAACAACCGGCCAAGTGTACCTCAACAAAAACAATCAGCTTTGCGTTGATCCGTCATTTGAAGTAGCTGGTGATGTCGATCTAAGCATAGGAAACATTGATTTCTTAGGCAGCATTATCATTAAAGGGAATGTCAATGACGGATTTTCCGTACATTCCGGAGGAAACATTGAAATTCATGGGCATGTTGGCAAATGCGTCATTCATGCTGAAGGCGATATTATTGCACACAAAGGAATCCAAGGAAAAGACGAAGCACATATAGAATGCAGTGGCAGCTTATATGCCAAATTTATCGAACGTTGCCAGTTATCAGTAGGGCAAAACATTATCGTAAGTGACTCTATTCTTCACAGCAAAGTAATCTGCCAAAAAAATATTATTGTACTGGGAGGCAAAAAATCAATTATTGCAGGCGGCATATTACAAGCTAAAAATCGCATTTACGCTAAACAAATCGGCGCGGAATCATATATCGAAACGCAGATTGAAGCAGGATATTCTGCTCAACTACTTAATGAACTCGAAAAAATGCATCTGTTCGTAAAGGAAAAAGAAAAACAATATGGCATCATGAAGGACGAAATTAACGGATTATCCAGCAAATTGCCTCCGCAAAAAGTACACCAGCTGGAACAAAATCTTTTTGCTTTGAAAAAACAACAAAATAAAGGTTTACAAACTATCGAGCACATTAACGAACAAATACGATTAAACCACTCAGAAGCGATGATTTCTGTAGAAAAAAAGATTATGCCTGGTGTAAAATTAACAATTGGAGATGCACATTTAGAAATTTCAACACCGCAAAATAGCGGCTCTTTTGTTAAAAAAGATAACAAAATTATCATGAAACCTTATGAAGCTCCGCAATTATTACAAAATCAAGCTAAAAAATAA
- a CDS encoding bactofilin family protein: MPHRITNKNNVIGENSTFEGTIQLQGELRIDGTFLGNDLNTEHITVGKLGRVKSNITASSIVIEGTVLGNIVAHVRTMLLPTAKILGDITSPELIIQNGVMWDGHCHISINPSANIANEIHKLFE; the protein is encoded by the coding sequence ATGCCACACCGAATCACCAATAAAAACAACGTTATCGGCGAAAATTCTACCTTTGAAGGTACGATTCAATTGCAGGGTGAATTACGTATTGATGGCACCTTTTTAGGCAACGATCTTAATACAGAACATATTACTGTCGGTAAATTGGGACGTGTTAAATCAAATATTACCGCTTCCTCCATTGTTATTGAAGGAACCGTACTGGGAAATATTGTTGCTCATGTGCGTACAATGTTGCTACCTACAGCAAAAATTTTAGGCGACATCACTTCACCAGAATTAATCATTCAAAACGGTGTAATGTGGGACGGACATTGTCATATCAGTATAAATCCTTCTGCAAACATAGCTAATGAGATTCATAAATTATTTGAATAA
- a CDS encoding PdxA family dehydrogenase, with the protein MSKIIITLGDPNGIGPEITCDMLSQLVPQELKRIEIIGDQFSCNIISRLYPSLKYYISAHDFIPDFGKISASAGAIAFQNLEIAVSLLRTGQYSGLVTAPVSKAAIVLAGKKFTGHTNYLAEQFCCETEMIFWSENWSTLLATIHIPLSEVSSSLTALRLTQAIIHAHSFAKIYHSESPIVAVAGLNPHAGENGTIGLEEQNIFIPVTQKLQNQGYNIQGPIPGDIVFRNAEQGKYHIVVSPYHDQALTAFKLLHFYDGVNVTTGLPFIRTSPDHGTAFDIAGKNKADSSVMLQALLFVLKKGHHI; encoded by the coding sequence ATGAGTAAAATCATTATTACTTTAGGAGATCCTAATGGCATTGGTCCTGAAATCACTTGTGATATGCTATCCCAATTAGTACCACAAGAATTAAAACGCATTGAAATAATTGGGGATCAATTTTCTTGTAATATAATTTCAAGATTATATCCTTCGTTAAAATATTACATTTCTGCTCATGATTTTATTCCTGATTTTGGCAAAATATCTGCTTCAGCGGGAGCAATCGCATTTCAAAATCTTGAAATTGCTGTTTCCTTATTAAGGACAGGGCAATATTCTGGACTCGTGACGGCACCTGTTTCTAAAGCTGCTATTGTTCTTGCCGGCAAAAAATTCACAGGCCATACAAATTATTTAGCAGAACAGTTTTGTTGTGAAACCGAAATGATTTTTTGGAGCGAGAATTGGTCTACTTTATTAGCAACTATACATATTCCGCTGTCTGAAGTCTCCTCTTCACTTACAGCATTACGTCTCACACAGGCTATTATTCATGCCCATTCTTTTGCTAAAATTTATCATTCTGAATCTCCTATCGTAGCAGTTGCTGGACTCAATCCTCACGCTGGCGAAAACGGAACTATAGGATTAGAAGAACAAAATATTTTTATTCCGGTGACTCAAAAACTCCAAAATCAAGGATATAATATTCAAGGCCCGATTCCAGGAGATATTGTTTTCCGTAACGCCGAACAAGGAAAATATCATATAGTAGTTTCGCCTTATCATGATCAAGCATTAACAGCATTCAAACTGCTTCATTTTTATGATGGAGTGAATGTTACTACAGGACTTCCGTTTATCCGCACTTCACCAGATCATGGAACCGCATTTGATATTGCGGGCAAAAACAAAGCAGATTCATCTGTAATGCTTCAGGCACTTTTATTTGTTCTGAAAAAAGGTCATCATATCTAA